Part of the Salvia splendens isolate huo1 unplaced genomic scaffold, SspV2 ctg338, whole genome shotgun sequence genome, CTGTACGTTGGATTAAAGCAACAACATGCTCTTCTTGCTGCCATTAGGTTGTTCATATGGAAAACATGATGGGCCTTACATCTTTGTATTACCTAGTACATTTTTGGGTAAAAATTTAAATGAAGTCGTATTAGTAGATAGTGAATTTGGAATTGTGTGTTGGATATCCTTTTTTTTGCATTATTTGTGCAACATATGAACTAAACCAGTATTTGACTGATATGAAGTTAAGATGCCAATCCGACATATTGTTTCCTCATATGCACCTGTATTGTTACAAGTGACATGATTGAATTTTCTTGCAGCTGctgatatttttttatggagGGACAAGAAAGTATCTGCTGGCGTTCTTGGTGCTGCGACAGTGATTTGGGTGCTTTTTGAATTGCTTGAATACCATTTGCTAGCGCTAGTGTGCCATATCCTGATTCTTGGTCTATCAATTGTTTTTCTGTGGTCAAATACAGCCTCTCTTATCAAAAAGTATGCTTACTGACTAACCTAATAGCACTCaagttttgaaattttttatttgtgctCTAGAAAAGACAACTTACTTACTCTCTCATGCTTTTCAGATCTCGTCCTAGGATCCCTGAAGTTGTTATCCCCGAGGATATTGTTCGGGATGTAGCTTCTGCCTTCCGGAGTGAAATCAATTTTGCTCTTGCCATCCTCCGAGATATTGCATCAGGGAAAGATGTGAAGAGCTTCCTTGCAGTATGTTAATCTTATTAGTCCCTTAATCATTTACGATTTCTGAGAGATTGGAGTATTGATTCGTATGAAATGTGTGAACACTGAAGATTGATTCACATATAAGAACTTATTGTTTTTTCGGGGGGTCATGTGCTTTTAGGTGATTGCTGGACTATGGGTTCTTTCTGTACTGGGAAGCTGCCTCAACTTCCTCACCCTGTTCTACGTCGGTAAGTGCATGGATGATTAATTGACTGCATTTCGTAAATTGAGTTTTCTCCTGTAGTACCAATGTTTTTTCCCTCCAAAAACAGGTTTCCTTTTGCTGCACTCAGTGCCTCTGCTTTACGAAAAATACGAGGATCAGGTTGACGCTTTTGCAGAGAAAGCTGAGGCAGAGCTGAAGAAACAATACGCCGTGTTCAGTTCCCAGGTCTTGAGTAAAATTCCGAGAGGGCCGTTGAAGGATAAAAAGTTCCTGTAAACCGTTTGGAGGTGTGTTGCTATGTGAAAGTAAATCTGTTGGGTTACTGTGCTGCTTTGA contains:
- the LOC121789787 gene encoding reticulon-like protein B4, with the protein product MAEHTVEHEKHESESLIDKITEKLHDADPSSSDSDGDNDIKSAASAVKSKIYRLFGREKPLHKVLGGGKPADIFLWRDKKVSAGVLGAATVIWVLFELLEYHLLALVCHILILGLSIVFLWSNTASLIKKSRPRIPEVVIPEDIVRDVASAFRSEINFALAILRDIASGKDVKSFLAVIAGLWVLSVLGSCLNFLTLFYVGFLLLHSVPLLYEKYEDQVDAFAEKAEAELKKQYAVFSSQVLSKIPRGPLKDKKFL